GTTGTAGTCTCTGGGCTCCTTCAACACTCTCTTGTCTCAGGACGTGTGATCAAAAAGCTCTGCACGTGTTTTCACTCGGTTTCACGAGCTGCTTCAGTTTTCGATTCCATCCATGAACCTGACGCATTTTTGGGTAACACTATTCTGAGATGTTTATTGACTTCAAGACAACCGTTGGGTGCGTTGAGGTTTTACTACGAGAAAATGGTGGCTAGATGCGTTTTGCAGAACCATTACACGTTTCCGTTGATGGCAAAGGTGTGTGCGGAGATTGGGTTTGTAAAAGATGGGGAAAAGATTCATGCTTTGGTTTCGAAGAAAGGGTTTGATTTAGATTTGTTTGTGAGGAACTCTCTGATTCATATGTACTCTGTTTTTGGGCGGATACAAGATGCACACAAGGTGTTCAATGGTGGGTATATATTGGATTTAGTTAGTTGGAATTTGATGATCGATGGATATGTCAAGAATGGTGAAGTAGATATTGCACGCAAGCTGTTCGACGTAATGCCTGAAAGAGATGTTTTCACGTGGAACTCCGTGCTTTGCGGTTACGCGAGAGTTAAAGATATGGAGGAAGCTCGGTATTTTTTTGAGGCTATGCCTGCTCCAGATGCTGTTTCTTGGAACTGTATGATTGATGGTTATGCAGCAGCAGGGGATGTTGTGATGGCGCGCGTGTTTTTTGATAGAATGCCGAGAAGAAATGTTGTTTGTTGGAATACTATTTTAGCTCTTTATGTGAGGAACAAGAACTATACAGAATGTCTTAGACTTTACGAGGAGATGGTGGATAAAGGAGATGGATTTAAGCCAAACAAAGCGTCTATTACAAGCGTCTTGACAGCTTGTGGAAAGTTAGGCCGGGTTGATATAGGGAAGAGGATACATTTATATGTAACCAGCAATGGTATTAAACCTGATATGCTTCTCTCGACTGCTTTGCTTACAATGTATGCTAAATGTGGTGTTATGGATATGGCTAGAGAGGTCTTTGATGGGATGAGAGAGAGAAGCATTGTGTCGTGGAACTCTATGATCATGGGATATGGCATGAATGGGGATGGAGAGAAAGCGGTAGAGATGGTTCTAGATTTGGAAAAGCATGGAAACGTTGAACCCAATGGTGCTACTTTAGTTTGCGTGTTGTCTGCTTGTGTAAGTGCAGGGATGGTTTTAGAAGGCTGGTGGGTTTATGATCGATTAACCAGAATCTATAACGTTGAACCTAAAGTGGAGCACCATGGCTGCTTGGTTAATCTCCTTGCTCTAGCAGGTTTGACCAAAGACTCAGAAGAGCTTAAAGGAAAGGAGTCTCAGTCTGTTATTTGGACAATCTCGAATCTCGACATTGGAGAAAGCTTGGCGAAGCGGCTCATGAGATTACAACCAAGTGAAGTGGGACCATATGTGTTACTATCATATGTATATGCTAATGATGGAAAGTGGGAGGAAGTGGAGAAAGTGAGAAGGATGATGGATGATGCAAAGCTATGTAGAATAAGGAAAGAAAGTAGTAACTCAAGTTGCATTACAAAGATTTTGTACTCGATGTTGTGTGAGATAGGCTTGGAACTGAAGATTTTGACGCAGCCAATTGCAATTTGAGTCTTAAGAGCAtggcaaaggagaaagaaggCTTCACAAGCTATTAACAACAGTAGTAGTATTTGGTTGAGAAAAGATTTTCTGACTGTATTAAAACTTCTCTTTCACAGATTCTAATCACTGGTTATCTCATTTATAAATCTAGAACTCAAATTcactaaactatataaaaaaaataatacagaaCGGAAATTCTATAAGAAACACACATGAGATTCTTACAATGAATCACAGAGGGAGAAGAGAGTAAAATTTATGATTTACATATACGCTGCATCACCTAGTAAACACGGCCAACATAATAATTTCTGGTTATACTTTTTCTTATTCTTGTCAGAACCTGGAACTTTTCTATCCGTTAAGTGTTTTCTTAGAAATAATTAATTCTAAAAATTTGTTAGACAATAGGATTTTTCATGTTGAGCTCTAAAACTACTTTTCCAATGAAAAAAGCAGATAAACGAAGATACCATACCTATGATAAAGTTACAAGATAATCAAGGTCTTAACTAAACAACAAATGCTCTAGACTGTTTCAATAACCTTATGTCATGGAGATCTCAATAGAATAATGCTCTGCAAAGTAATTTTGCTAAATCAATGTTGCACCAATTTTAGCAATACACTAAGCAATATTTtgatttaacaaatattttgttttataatttcttgtTTTTAGATTTCTTTTAAATGTAGTTAATAAACATTGCGATGATTAAATATTGttccaaaatcaaaatatttctgTAGTTTATATTTAAGGTTAAAATATGTAACTTTAAATTTGTATTCAGATTCTGAATGATATTTGTTATAATATAAAGtgttaaaataagatttttgtGAAAGGGAAAATATGTATATTGTACAAACTAAACTATACAGGTTTGGAATTGTTGTTAGCTTTGCAACTGGTAAATTTGTGGATGTTTTTTGGCCtcaattttccgtttttttttGCGCAGCGCAACACAGCGCCGAGTTGTTGAAACTTATATGCTGATTAAGGTAAACCTTGTTCGATTGCCATTTCTCCTCTGTTGGCAGTTTGTGCGATTGCATCTGTAAAGTTTCCGACTTTTCTAGGTTAGTCGTCGATCTCAAAACCCTAAGAACACTATTTAGTCGGAAAGCAAGTGTGAAGATGGATGATATTCATTTGGAGATGGACAATAATCCAGTGGGAGTTCAAGACGAGATCGGAGTAGCGGAGCCATGTGTTGGGATGGAGTTCGATTCGGAGAAAGAAGCCAAATCATTCTACGACGAGTACGCTAGGCAGCTCTCCTTCACTTCCAAACCCCTTACTGTTACCACAGATTCTTCTTGTGCTCGTGAATTCGTATGCAGCAGCAAAAGGTCGAGACGAAGGCCTGCTGAAATCTGCGATGCAATGCTTAGGATAGAGCTCAAAGGTGGTGTGGATAATAACAACAAATGGGTTGTCACCAAGTTCGTCAAAGAGCACAGCCATGGACTAGCAACTCCCACCACGCTCCACTGTCTTCGCCCTCGCAGGCATTTCGCGAGTTCCGACAACTCTAATGTGCCTAGCGGTATGATGTATGTTTCCATGGACGGGACCCGAGCTAGAGTTGCTTCTAAGGATTCCAAGAGAACGCTCGGGCGTGACGCGGGTAACCTCTTGGAGTATTTCAAGAGGATGCAGGCGGAGAACCCTGGCTTCTTCTACGCGGTTCAGCTTGATGATGATAGTAATCAGATGACTAATGTTTTCTGGGCTGATTCTAGGTCTAGGATTGCTTATACTCGCTTTGGCGACACCGTTACGCTGGATACGAGGTACAGGTGGAGTCAGTTTCTTGTTCCTTTTGCGCCCTTTACTGGTGTGAACCATCATGGTCAGGCTATCCTTTTCGGCTGTGCGCTGATTCTTGACCACTCCGAGGCTTCCTTTACCTGGCTCTTCAAGACTTTTCTAACCGCCATGAGAGATCACCCTCCTCTCTCTTTGGTGACTGATCAAGATAGAGCCATACAGGTCGCTGCTGCTCAGGTGTTTCCCGGTGCTCGTCACTGTATTAACAAGTGGGATGTGCTTAGCGAAGGTCAGGAAAAGCTGGCTCATGTCTGTCTCGCCTATCCTAGCTTTCAGGTGGAGCTGTATAACTGTATCAACTTCACCGAGACGATAGAGGAGTTTGACTCATCTTGGAGTTCCATCATTGAAAAGTATGACTTAGGAAGACATGAATGGCTTTCTTCTATATATAACGCTCGAGCTCAGTGGGTACCTGTTTTTTTCCGGGATTCATTCTTTGCTGCAGTCTTCCCTGCACAAGGTTCTTTTTTTGATGGGTATGTGAATCAGCAGACAACACTTCCCATGTTCTTTAGGCTCTACGAGAGGGCTATGGAGAGCTGGTTTGAGATGGAGATTGAAGCCGATCTTGACACTGTCAACACCCCTCCAATCCTGAAGACTCCATCGCCCATGGAGAGCCAGGCTGCAAATCTGTATACACGGAGAATCTTTGAGAAGTTTCAGGCAGAGTTGGTGGAGACATTTGCTTACACTGCAAACAgaattgatgatgatggtaCTACCACCACTTTTAGGGTTGCGAAATTTGAAAATGACAACAAAGCTTATATGGTGTCCTTTTGCTACCCGGAAATGAGAGCAAACTGCAGCTGTCAAATGTTTGAGCATTCCGGCATACTCTGCCGACACGTTCTGACAGTGTTTACTGTCACAAATATACTCACTTTGCCACCGCATTATATCCTGGGAAGGTGGACTAGAAATGCCAAGAGCCTTGCAGAGATGGATGAGCATGTTAGTGATGGCTTGTTACACCGCTACAACCATTTATGCCGTGAGGCCATCAAGTATGCTGAGGAAGGTGCGGCTACACCTGAGACTTATAATATTGCTTTTGGAGCACTAAGAGAAGGTGGAAAGAAGGTTTCAGCTGCCAGGAAAAGTGTTGGTAGAGCTGCACCTCCTAGCTCACACGGTGGTGATGCAAAGACCTCGCTATCAGCATCTGACTCAACCCCTCTGCTGTGGCCCCGTCAGGATGAAATGACACGCAGATTTAAACTTAACGATGGTGGGGCCAGAGCTCAATCTGTTGCTGATTTGAATCTGCCGCGTTTGGCACCAGTGTCCCTTCACCGAGATGATGGTGCTCCTGAGAACATGGTACCCAGAGTAAACCGTTTCACAGAGTCATTTGTTTTATTCTGTCGGTGCTGGGTTATAATCTGACTTGCTTTGTCTTGCAGGTAGCTCTTCCATGTCTTAAGTCAATGACTTGGGGGATGGAGAGTAAAAATACAATGCCGGGTGGCAGAGTTGCGGTTATCAATTTAAAGGTGTGCACTATACCCA
The window above is part of the Brassica napus cultivar Da-Ae chromosome C3, Da-Ae, whole genome shotgun sequence genome. Proteins encoded here:
- the LOC106385517 gene encoding pentatricopeptide repeat-containing protein At1g08070, chloroplastic translates to MSLGLARSRGRGNSISLDKFIECRKNLSKPSPRLWPDDPRPQTTHLDETGEPIVEIHHPLLQKLESLRSLNEFDQVYAQVVVSGLLQHSLVSGRVIKKLCTCFHSVSRAASVFDSIHEPDAFLGNTILRCLLTSRQPLGALRFYYEKMVARCVLQNHYTFPLMAKVCAEIGFVKDGEKIHALVSKKGFDLDLFVRNSLIHMYSVFGRIQDAHKVFNGGYILDLVSWNLMIDGYVKNGEVDIARKLFDVMPERDVFTWNSVLCGYARVKDMEEARYFFEAMPAPDAVSWNCMIDGYAAAGDVVMARVFFDRMPRRNVVCWNTILALYVRNKNYTECLRLYEEMVDKGDGFKPNKASITSVLTACGKLGRVDIGKRIHLYVTSNGIKPDMLLSTALLTMYAKCGVMDMAREVFDGMRERSIVSWNSMIMGYGMNGDGEKAVEMVLDLEKHGNVEPNGATLVCVLSACVSAGMVLEGWWVYDRLTRIYNVEPKVEHHGCLVNLLALAGLTKDSEELKGKESQSVIWTISNLDIGESLAKRLMRLQPSEVGPYVLLSYVYANDGKWEEVEKVRRMMDDAKLCRIRKESSNSSCITKILYSMLCEIGLELKILTQPIAI
- the LOC106388401 gene encoding protein FAR1-RELATED SEQUENCE 3-like — protein: MDDIHLEMDNNPVGVQDEIGVAEPCVGMEFDSEKEAKSFYDEYARQLSFTSKPLTVTTDSSCAREFVCSSKRSRRRPAEICDAMLRIELKGGVDNNNKWVVTKFVKEHSHGLATPTTLHCLRPRRHFASSDNSNVPSGMMYVSMDGTRARVASKDSKRTLGRDAGNLLEYFKRMQAENPGFFYAVQLDDDSNQMTNVFWADSRSRIAYTRFGDTVTLDTRYRWSQFLVPFAPFTGVNHHGQAILFGCALILDHSEASFTWLFKTFLTAMRDHPPLSLVTDQDRAIQVAAAQVFPGARHCINKWDVLSEGQEKLAHVCLAYPSFQVELYNCINFTETIEEFDSSWSSIIEKYDLGRHEWLSSIYNARAQWVPVFFRDSFFAAVFPAQGSFFDGYVNQQTTLPMFFRLYERAMESWFEMEIEADLDTVNTPPILKTPSPMESQAANLYTRRIFEKFQAELVETFAYTANRIDDDGTTTTFRVAKFENDNKAYMVSFCYPEMRANCSCQMFEHSGILCRHVLTVFTVTNILTLPPHYILGRWTRNAKSLAEMDEHVSDGLLHRYNHLCREAIKYAEEGAATPETYNIAFGALREGGKKVSAARKSVGRAAPPSSHGGDAKTSLSASDSTPLLWPRQDEMTRRFKLNDGGARAQSVADLNLPRLAPVSLHRDDGAPENMVALPCLKSMTWGMESKNTMPGGRVAVINLKLHDYRKFPSADMEVKFQLSSVTLEPMLRSMAYISEQLSAPANRVAVINLKLQDTETTTGESEVKFQVSRDTLGAMLRSMAYIREQLSVVGDQPTEPQGKKQRK